In a single window of the Sesamum indicum cultivar Zhongzhi No. 13 linkage group LG16, S_indicum_v1.0, whole genome shotgun sequence genome:
- the LOC105178468 gene encoding uncharacterized protein LOC105178468, whose amino-acid sequence MDIRREEESRNGIRESYREPDEGIQVPLLENQPPPAGAKPPKTRARKVVRKAFKGTAHLSNLLPTGSVLAFQVLSPVFTHEGKCKSIVSRSTTLGLLGFCAASCFFLCFTDSFRDERGKVRYGLATFRGLWVIDGSSCALPPQEAEKFRLRFVDFFHALLSIVVFAAVAMLDKNVMHCFYPSPSDETLEILTTLPVAVGVICSLFFLLFPTKRHGVGFPLSPR is encoded by the coding sequence ATGGATATCCGCAGGGAAGAAGAATCAAGAAATGGTATTCGTGAATCGTACAGGGAACCAGATGAAGGGATCCAAGTTCCTCTCCTGGAGAACCAACCACCTCCAGCCGGGGCCAAACCACCAAAAACTCGGGCGCGGAAGGTCGTCCGGAAGGCATTCAAAGGAACAGCCCATCTCTCCAATCTCCTCCCCACGGGCTCCGTTCTTGCTTTCCAGGTTCTCTCCCCCGTCTTCACCCATGAAGGCAAATGCAAATCCATCGTCAGCCGAAGCACCACCCTCGGTCTCCTCGGATTCTGCGCTGCCTCGTgctttttcttgtgttttacGGACAGCTTCAGAGACGAGCGGGGCAAGGTCCGGTACGGCCTGGCCACCTTCCGGGGCCTCTGGGTCATTGACGGCTCATCCTGTGCTCTTCCACCGCAGGAAGCCGAGAAATTTCGGCTCCGGTTCGTGGATTTTTTCCATGCCTTATTGTCCATTGTGGTTTTCGCGGCTGTGGCGATGCTGGATAAGAATGTGATGCACTGCTTCTATCCCTCCCCGTCAGACGAGACCCTGGAAATTCTGACGACCTTGCCGGTGGCAGTGGGGGTGATCTGCAGCCTGTTCTTCCTTTTGTTCCCGACCAAGCGCCATGGAGTTGGATTCCCTCTGTCACCCCGTTAG
- the LOC105178467 gene encoding zinc finger protein NUTCRACKER: protein MTEEVISIGSTANPVSGSNPPPAKKKRNLPGTPDPEAEVIALSPQTLMATNRFLCEICGKGFQRDQNLQLHRRGHNLPWKLKQRSSKEVRKRVYVCPEKTCVHHHPSRALGDLTGIKKHFCRKHGEKKWKCDKCSKRYAVQSDWKAHSKTCGTREYKCDCGTIFSRRDSFITHRAFCDALAEETARVTAASHMNNHAASINYHFIGSSLGQPAAVGQHFSSIFKPILSNTDQNIDPIPMGRGLSLWNMGPGPVHDSIAKNLQDMQPMGVTVSSGAVNNFTHHVHSLINNPCSNPLPSTYNQMNWDFGNKISSNGDDHHDLTNNPLPVKEVSVPSLFSTQNQSHQPTTATISATALLQKAAEIGATTNDPSFLGNFGLKGSDNISVQDGNKLCGLYGTSSATSGLGSDVESSVNDLSALNQMEMYSSKRRRVANGHEITGGETRDFLGVGVQSICHPSSINGWI from the exons ATGACTGAGGAAGTAATCTCAATCGGATCCACCGCGAATCCTGTCAGTGGATCAAATCCTCCACCTGCCAAGAAGAAGAGAAACCTTCCAGGCACCCCAG ATCCTGAAGCAGAAGTGATAGCCTTGTCGCCCCAAACCCTGATGGCCACCAACAGATTCTTGTGTGAAATATGTGGAAAGGGTTTCCAGAGGGACCAGAATCTGCAGCTGCACAGAAGGGGGCACAACCTGCCTTGGAAGCTGAAGCAAAGGAGCAGCAAGGAAGTGAGGAAACGCGTCTACGTCTGCCCGGAGAAGACGTGCGTCCACCACCACCCATCCAGGGCTCTTGGTGACCTGACAGGCATCAAGAAGCACTTCTGTCGAAAGCATGGGGAGAAGAAGTGGAAATGCGATAAGTGCTCGAAACGCTACGCCGTGCAGTCGGATTGGAAGGCCCACTCCAAGACTTGTGGCACTAGGGAGTATAAGTGTGACTGTGGGACTATCTTTTCAAG GAGAGATAGCTTCATCACGCATCGGGCATTCTGCGATGCCTTAGCAGAAGAGACGGCGCGAGTTACAGCCGCATCTCACATGAACAACCATGCAGCAAGCATCAATTATCATTTCATCGGATCATCACTAGGGCAACCAGCAGCCGTAGGGCAGCATTTCTCTTCGATTTTCAAACCAATCTTGAGCAATACGGATCAAAATATCGATCCGATCCCAATGGGCCGTGGCCTGTCCCTATGGAACATGGGTCCGGGCCCTGTCCACGATTCCATAGCCAAGAATCTCCAGGATATGCAGCCAATGGGGGTTACTGTGAGCTCCGGAGCAGTGAACAACTTCACTCATCATGTTCATTCACTTATCAACAATCCCTGCTCGAACCCTCTACCATCTACCTATAACCAGATGAATTGGGACTTTGGAAACAAGATCTCCTCCAATGGGGATGATCATCATGACCTAACGAACAATCCTCTCCCTGTGAAAGAAGTGAGCGTTCCATCTTTGTTCAGCACTCAAAACCAAAGTCACCAACCCACTACTGCAACGATTTCGGCAACGGCTTTATTGCAGAAAGCTGCCGAAATAGGAGCAACCACGAACGACCCTTCATTCCTAGGGAACTTTGGGCTAAAGGGCAGTGACAACATTTCTGTTCAAGATGGAAACAAGCTGTGCGGGCTGTACGGTACAAGCTCGGCCACTAGTGGCCTTGGGAGTGATGTAGAGAGCTCAGTCAATGACCTCTCCGCCCTGAATCAGATGGAAATGTACTCTTCCAAGAGACGGCGTGTGGCGAACGGTCACGAGATCACCGGCGGAGAAACAAGGGATTTCCTTGGGGTCGGGGTACAGTCCATCTGCCATCCATCTTCAATCAATGGATGGATATGA
- the LOC105178469 gene encoding receptor-like protein kinase HSL1 — protein sequence MQVKVSALLLIFYTFTLHSNHISLALNQEGVYLQKVKLSLSDPAGFLSGWSDRDATPCNWTGITCNHDNSVVSVALPSASLSGPFPIFLCRLPSLSTLSLSSNSINSSLPLSISSCRNLSYLDLSQNLLVGPLPSTLSDLHFLRYLNLEGNNFSGEIPASFGNFRQLESLLLTENLLNGTIPAALGNIRSLKSLVLAYNPFTPGQLAPELGNLTNLEELWLTECHLVGPIPESFGGLIRLKNLDVSNNGLTGPIPSQISHLKSIVQMELYNNSFSGTLPAGWFNLTELRRFDASMNGLTGMIPHELCELPLESLNLYENQLEGLIPESIAKSPNLYELKLFGNRLTGSLPSELGKNSALQTLDVSDCTLSGRIPEFLCQSGALQELVLLNNAFSGPIPANLAKCQTLRRVRLSSNRLYGEVPEEFWGLPQVYLLDLYGNAFSGNISHLIYGARNLSTLKISKNKFSGSIPSEVGSLHTLVEFWADGNELSGEIPTAILNLWQLEILDLSNNDLSGGIPMGIQSMKQLNELNLANNRLSGHIPDEIGNLPVLNYLDLSQNNFSGGVPLSLQNLKLNKLNLSSNMLTGDIPPLFANAVYRDSFLGNSGLCVSDSGSCNRGAGKRSLVFSWVLKSVFVIAGIVFLVGVVWFLLKYKRLKKMKKGVAITKWTSFHKLGFSEFEISDCLKEANVIGKGASGKVYKVVISNGETVAVKKLHERPKKDENNFMSVDSDTGEYEVEVETLGKIRHKNIVRLWCCCNTGNRKLLVYEYMPNGSLGDLLQSNKSKLLDWPTRFKIALDAAEGLSYLHHDSVPPIVHRDVKSNNILLDEDFGAKISDFGVAKVVKAVNKGIESMSVIAGSCGYIAPEYAYTLRVNEKSDIYSFGIVILELVTGKSPIDPEFGEKGLATWVCTTLDRKGVDHVLDPELESTFKEHICKVLDIGLLCTSSLPINRPSMRRVVNMLQELSVTMPGLQEKDGKIFPSL from the exons ATGCAAGTGAAAGTCTCAGCTCTTCTCCTCATTTTCTACACCTTCACTCTCCACTCAAATCACATCTCTCTTGCTCTGAATCAAGAGGGTGTCTACCTGCAGAAAGTGAAGCTCTCACTCTCCGACCCCGCCGGCTTCCTCTCCGGCTGGTCCGACCGCGACGCCACCCCCTGTAACTGGACAGGAATCACCTGCAACCATGACAACTCCGTCGTGTCGGTCGCTCTCCCAAGTGCTTCTCTCTCCGGTCCTTTTCCAATCTTTCTCTGCCGCTTGCCTTCTCTATctacactctctctctcttccaaCTCCATCAACTCTTCGCTTCCTCTCTCCATTTCCTCTTGCCGGAACCTCAGTTACCTTGACCTCTCCCAGAATTTACTTGTGGGTCCCCTCCCCTCCACTCTCTCCGACCTCCATTTTCTCAG GTACCTTAACTTAGAGGGCAACAACTTTTCTGGCGAAATTCCGGCGAGTTTTGGGAACTTTCGGCAACTCGAAAGTCTTCTGCTCACTGAGAATTTGCTAAACGGCACTATTCCCGCGGCTCTGGGTAACATAAGAAGTCTGAAAAGCCTGGTCCTGGCTTACAACCCTTTTACGCCAGGCCAACTAGCTCCAGAACTTGGTAATTTAACCAACTTGGAAGAGCTGTGGCTCACTGAATGCCATCTCGTCGGCCCTATTCCAGAGAGTTTTGGCGGGCTGATTCGACTCAAGAATCTCGACGTGTCGAATAATGGACTAACTGGACCAATACCAAGTCAGATTTCTCATCTCAAGAGCATTGTGCAAATGGAGCTGTACAACAACTCGTTTTCTGGGACATTGCCCGCAGGATGGTTTAATTTGACGGAGTTGAGAAGATTTGATGCATCCATGAACGGGTTGACAGGGATGATTCCTCATGAGTTGTGTGAGTTGCCCCTGGAATCCCTCAACTTATATGAGAACCAACTGGAGGGCTTGATCCCGGAGAGCATTGCCAAGTCTCCGAATTTGTATGAGCTCAAATTATTTGGAAATAGGCTCACTGGATCATTACCTAGTGAACTTGGCAAGAACTCGGCTTTGCAAACATTGGACGTATCAGACTGTACTCTTTCGGGTCGAATTCCTGAGTTTTTATGCCAGAGTGGGGCTCTTCAGGAGTTGGTTCTGTTAAACAATGCTTTTTCAGGGCCTATTCCTGCGAATCTTGCAAAATGCCAGACATTAAGACGTGTTCGTTTGAGCAGCAACAGGCTCTACGGGGAAGTTCCAGAGGAGTTCTGGGGCTTGCCACAAGTTTACTTGCTTGATCTCTATGGAAATGCCTTTTCAGGAAACATCTCCCATTTGATTTATGGTGCAAGAAACCTCTCTACCCTCAAAATCTCGAAGAACAAATTTTCTGGGAGTATACCAAGTGAAGTTGGATCATTACATACTCTGGTTGAGTTCTGGGCAGACGGTAATGAGCTTAGTGGAGAAATCCCTACTGCCATACTGAACTTGTGGCAGCTTGAGATTCTTGATCTCAGTAACAATGATCTTTCTGGTGGAATTCCTATGGGAATTCAATCCATGAAGCAGCTGAATGAGCTTAATTTGGCTAACAACAGGTTATCTGGTCATATACCTGATGAAATTGGGAACTTGCCTGTGCTGAATTACCTTGATCTTTCTCAGAATAACTTTTCCGGGGGAGTTCCACTGTCCTTGCAGAATTTGAAGCTCAATAAACTAAACTTGTCGAGCAATATGCTTACAGGGGATATACCTCCTTTATTTGCTAATGCAGTTTATAGAGATAGCTTTCTTGGAAATTCTGGACTATGTGTCAGTGACTCTGGATCATGCAATCGGGGAGCAGGAAAAAGAAGTTTAGTCTTTTCGTGGGTGCTAAAGTCTGTTTTTGTTATCGCTGGAATCGTTTTTCTTGTTGGTGTTGTTTGGTTTCTGTTGAAGTACAAGAGactcaagaaaatgaagaaaggaGTCGCTATAACCAAGTGGACATCGTTCCATAAACTGGGCTTCAGTGAATTTGAAATCAGTGATTGCCTCAAAGAGGCTAATGTGATCGGGAAGGGAGCCTCCGGCAAAGTGTATAAAGTTGTTATCAGCAACGGGGAGACGGTCGCTGTGAAGAAGCTGCATGAAAGACCaaagaaagatgaaaacaaCTTTATGAGCGTCGATTCTGATACGGGTGAATATGAAGTGGAAGTTGAGACGCTCGGGAAGATCAGACACAAGAATATTGTGAGATTATGGTGCTGTTGCAACACGGGAAATCGCAAGCTTCTTGTATATGAGTACATGCCTAATGGGAGCTTAGGCGATTTGTTGCAAAGTAATAAGAGTAAATTGTTAGATTGGCCGACGAGGTTTAAGATTGCTTTAGATGCTGCTGAGGGACTCTCGTACTTGCATCACGATTCCGTTCCTCCGATTGTGCACAGGGATgtgaaatcaaataatatactGCTGGATGAAGATTTTGGAGCTAAAATTTCTGATTTTGGAGTTGCCAAAGTTGTTAAAGCAGTCAACAAAGGCATCGAATCCATGTCTGTTATTGCTGGCTCCTGCGGTTATATCGCCCCAG AATACGCCTACACTCTTCGCGTGAACGAAAAGAGTGACATATACAGCTTTGGCATAGTCATCCTTGAGCTTGTGACTGGAAAATCTCCAATCGACCCAGAGTTCGGGGAGAAAGGCTTAGCGACTTGGGTATGCACGACCTTGGACCGCAAAGGAGTCGATCACGTGCTCGATCCTGAGCTAGAATCAACATTCAAAGAACACATTTGTAAGGTTCTTGACATCGGGCTGCTCTGCACTAGTTCCCTCCCAATCAACCGTCCTTCAATGCGCAGAGTGGTCAATATGCTGCAGGAATTGAGTGTTACCATGCCTGGTCTGCAAGAAAAGGATGGTAAAATATTCCCTtcactttga